The stretch of DNA acagatccGTGCCGCAGGGGTTTCTGTCCAGCCGTGCTGCTGTTGTGAATCGGTCTCCTTTACCTTGTTCTGAGCGTAGGCCATGGTGCCATCGAACGTCCCCTTCTCAAACTGGAGGTCGTCCACGTTCAGCTTCTGTGTGAGCATGCCACCTGACGACACAGTGACCTGGTGGGAGATGGTACGTATCCTATGCTTTTAATAAGGCATGAcattaaagacacacacagtgagtcTGCTCTAGTGCAGAGGTCTGGCAATAAAAAGCATATTTGACACAGCAGATTTGTGTCTTGTTATTTTTTGACATGAtgggcgttttttttttttcagtcaaaacTCAACCCACCACTCTTGGGTCTTCGACATTCGTCAGTGCAGGTATCAATGCTGTGGTGAGGATGTATGtacctggaaaaaaaaggaagcacaGAGGCTGGTTCAGCAATGATTACCTGCTATAGATGACAACCCAAACTCAATTATTTCTACCTGCTGAGTATGAACCAAATGTGATGTCAAAGTTTTCATCCCAATATTACCAAATGACACCAATATTTCCTTGAATTCAAACTAAGCTTTTGCTCTGGAACTAGTTTTACAAAATATATCTTACCGAGTGTATTTGTGGCAAAGTTTTTCTCCAAACCCTCCTGAGTTAACTCTCTCTGGTTCACCATACAGCCTGCATTGTTAATCTGGTGAAAAAGCAGTTCAGTGACGACACAAACCAGCGTCTGTATTACAAATGACCAAATAAATATATGCCGCCACTTACCAGCACATGTACGGTGTCACTCTGTGAGAAGTTCTGGGCGAACTCCCACACTTGCCTCGCACTGGACATGTCGACAATGTGGATGTGAATGTTCTGgcaataaacagaaaaacagaaacactgtcaAACCCCGTTCTGTTGAAAAGAGAAGATCACAACTCAAACAAACTTTTACTGCTGGTGGCTCGTAGTGCAGCAAATCCTCAAAATTGATAAGTCTTTAACAGGGACactgatgttttaaataaaacaaaataataataatgacaaaacACTTTCTCTCGaagctgaaataataaaaaggtcCCCTCCCAACTCGCATGCATGAGTGAGGCAACATGGTCATTCCTTCAGTCGTTTACTTACGAACAAATTCAAACTTAGAAATACTGATCGACATCATCCAGTATTTGTATCCATCTACAACAGCGATCCCTCAGATATAGTCAGTTACAGGATAAGTAAATAAACTAGTCACAGTACTATCCATGTCCTCAAATGTCAGGATTCATGTAAGCATAGATATAAAAACAGGAAAGtatgatctttaaaaaaaaaaatgtaggtatGATGTTGTTAATAAGAGCAGGGAGCTCTCCTCTAGAAAAAACAGACTTCTCACCTGATTTTTACTCTGTTCCACAATTTCATCTCTGGCTGCTTCGGCCCGCCCCTTGTTCCGACAGACCATGTGAATGGTTCCTCCTGCAACGAGACAGCAGTAACGCCCACCACCTTAACAATTTGACCTGCCCTTGTCATTTTGGTCTGAAGCAGGCTAAAGAGGTGTTCTTTTTCTGTGGTGTAGCCAAACTCACCTCTGTTGGCTATTTCCTGCGCTGTGGCTTTTCCTATCCCACTGTTGGCCCCTGTTATCATGAAGGACCTCCCGCTCAGGTTTACATCCAGGTCTGCTGGAGCAAAATGCTTTGCTGCTGCTTCATAGCCACTCCTGTAACGATTAGAGCAGTCCAGTGAACACATGAGAACTCAGCAGCAACTTGACACACTCGTAAAGGCTGACTCACCTGTCTGTGAAACTCTGAACCTCTTAACAATTTAAAGACTCTATAGTGGGGGTCGACCGATATGGCTTTTTTAtggtaaaaatgcaaaaattaaACTCTGTGTCAAAAATTAGAAGAACCAGTGATGAAATAAAGTAGAATTCACTCAAATACTGTTCTGAAGTAtcgttttgaggtactttacttaagtactttgtttatctGCTACTTtaatacttcctctccactacatttatttgatacatttagtcactagttactttgcagatccAGATTATTGTGTTTACAGGCAGGTCATTGTGACGTCCaaccaatcagatagtgttgtgggcgggacatcGTGATCGGAGACTGATTCAATTTAAGATCAAAAATAGTATCATGAATTTCCTCCTTCAGACTGCTGCATCAGTCAAGATGTATAGAAAACATctgtcataataaaaaaaaaaatcaatcaactATTCAGTCATACAGACAAAACCGACTATGTTATTccaattgattaatcatttaggTTATCGATCGTGCAAATATGTCAGACATGACTTCTCAAAGTGACATTTCACGGCTTTGTCCGGTTTTCTGTCCAAGCAACGTTAACAGAAAACAATGACAGTTAGGGAGATAAATCAAGAGGAGACGTCACCTGAAGTAAAGTACTCTACCAGCCATAATCTGGCATTTCATAACGCGGTTGCAACACGACACATGATCGTGTGTGACACTGTTAGTTAACCAGTAACTGTGTCAGGCCGTGGTGGTCAAGGTTGAGGAGGATCAGGTAAACCGTGATAACTACCAGATATCTGACCTCCTCACCACTCAGGTTCCTTCAGTAGAAATCAAACGCTGCACTTACTTTGTGTACTCTTGGAGTCCTTTCACAAACCAGACGGCATTCCTGTAAAACGACATCTTCAGAGACAGATGAGCGCCTTCtcagtctgtgtgtatgttacAGACGGTGGAGTAACCTGCCCGGTGCTTGAGTTTCATAAGACGGGCTGGAGTTGATTATGTAGTGGGGTGGGCGGGGAGTCACTGGCATGACCACCGgaagtatttttaaaatatctttaCAGCGCCCCTGGTGGATGAATACGTTCGTCGCTGTCAACATTAGTAAATCGCTACACAGCTGCCGCTGTTTTGAGTTTCTACGTATCAAGCCTGACGAAAAGATGTCAGAGACTTGAAGGGAGGAAACGGTGCCATCGTCAACACCCAACAATCATAGAATGGGTGGTGATATATAAATACTTAACCCTTTGATTCAGCGGCTTTTGCACAGTTGTCAGGATGGCCGAGTGGTCTAAGGCGCCAGACTCAAGGTGAAACCTTCCTGTGAACGGGATTTCTGGTCTCCGAATGGAGgcgtgggttcgaatcccacTTCTGACAATGCTTTTCGACACAGTCGCAATGTTTTGTGTATGAGAAAGGGTCTGCCGTAAGGACTCCACAAGGAGTCTAAAAGCTAAACATGCTACATATGCTGTGTAAcgaaaaactgtttttcaacaagCTTAAACCCGAGGTCCCATAATATAGTACAATAACAGCTAGAATGATTATGATAAAGTGATTCATATCTGGCGACGAGCAGTAGGACTACACAGGGACCTGGGAGAATCAAGCAAGGGCCGCTCCCCCTCAAACTAGCAACACAACCAGGTGCCCAAATGGAGACTATCTACTTGTCCCCGTACGGATCGATGCATCTGTCAAAGCCCACTCCACTGTCGAAGGAACAGCGCCCCCTGCTAGCCACAGGCGATAAAGAAAAACTAACTCGAGACAGTACTCCCGGGCTGTCTTCGGTCCAAGTTAAACCAGGCCCGGCTCTGCTCTGCCTCCGAGGTCGGCCGTGTGCTTCCGAGTGCTGTGGCCGTAAATGATGGAGCACTATGCACACACAGGTGTTGTGATACTACAGCTCCCCTGTTGTGTGTTCAGTGACCATGTTACGAACTATGTATTCTCTTCAACTGCTAACACGGTCTATATTCTATAGCTCTGTATTTTGGCTATATTcttccctgctgaaaaaaacagcgtagaccagcaccaaaactaCAACATATGCTGTTCTTGCATATGTTGCGTTTTGGTGCTAGTGTAtgctttttttcagcagggttgTCTGAAAATCACATCAAAAGACTAAATCCGACACTAATAATCAGTCTATCCGAAAGCACGATGCAGTTCTTTGAGACGTCTTTTAACACTTGTAGTTAAACTGCACGTCAAAGTGTATTTTAGATCTGATGTCACTGCACACGATCGCTCTGCcgatgagtgtgatgtcacattCTGTGGAAGTACAACCATGACTTCAGCAGCTGGGGCTTTTTGTTGTGCTCAAAACGACAACAAAGTCTTTACCAGTATCACATCAGTGAGCAGCAGTCAAACAGCCTTCTGGCCGCAGTTCGAGCACAGTTGTCAGGATGGCCGAGCGGTCTAAGGCGCCAGACTCAAGGTGATCAACCTTCCTGTGTATGGGACTTCTGGTCTCCGAATGGAGgcgtgggttcgaatcccacTTCTGACAATACTTTTTTACTCCGTATGAGACACGGTAATGTCGCGGTATCCTTTTGAAGAAATATGAAGGACCTGTGAGAACTCACCCTGCCGCTCTCCGTCATGTTTTTACGTttcactgtgaatgtttttgCTGTGACATTGTGCAACAATAAAACGTCCTATGACCAAAAGACTCAACAAGCTGACCTAATTTAAGTACACCACCATTCATTGGAtttattacaacacacattaCTCTCGACCAGTGTACAGCCGACTGTacataaaatgaacaaatataaATTTAGTGTGGAAACCAATTGTGTAGTTTCTGGTACAGCACATCACAGTGAAATAGTAGATCCTAAGTAACTCTTTTTCAATTagatttaaatatataaattagtACTTTTTGCTAAATGAACCTTATCACGTATGTGATAACAATACCGGTATAATCTGAAAAATAGCTGTAGTATTGTTTATAAATCTGTTTATATTGCATAGATATATGACATATTCattaaactgaaatgaaataaatacactCTCTGATGAAAGATGAGACGAGAAAGCTTCTGTGTCCTTCGTTTGTTGTGATtcatgtgtgtctgctgtaaCGCTGGCATATTGTCACTGTGATCAATAAAGTGCTCCAGTAAAGCTGGCCACTctatccttccatccatccgtccgtccgtccgtccatctgTCCCCTAAAGAGGGAACatcgccctctgctggtcagAGGTGAGAAGGAAAAGCTGACAGCACCAGACGGTGTCCTGTTGcaagtgtattttatttttaaaattttcattatcaaaaatATAGCTAAACAATGCACATTATTTACAAAGTATAACACCGAAGCTAAAGCAGAGCTTGGCTGCTCAGTCTATTGTTAAAAACAGCtcttgaaataaatcaaaagtcaaTACAGCAGCCATTGAAagctgcacaaacaaacaaaacaagcaaaaatacattttgactaAAGGTCCTGCAGCCAAAACACTCCGGCCAAaataaaaaacccaaaacatcagAAACCAAAGCTAAACAAAATACCTGAAATTATGTttaccaaaaccaaaacacttcataacacacacataaaataaaccaaaacataaATCGTTCAGAAAGCCCTAAAACCCTCGTACATACCGCCTTAACCAAAATCCATCAAAATCCATCACTACCTTCCCATAAGCCCCAAtctgaatgaagctgctctccTCCATGACCCCTTCCAGAAACTCCTGTCTCTCTATAGATCTGTACATTTCCACTCCCACGCCACACGCGTCACATTACTTCTTCACATCCACATCAAGATGCGTAtaataaaatgttgaataattGAATGTTGATTTTTTGATTTCAAAGCACTGGTTGCTGCCCCTACCAACGTCCCAATGACTCTTTTCAACCTCTTGGCTAATGACCGTTGCCAATACATGTGCTAAGTGGCCAGTAGTTTTCGAATCTATTTCTACTCCCTTTCTTGTGTAATTGTCTAAATAGCCCTCTCGACATATGAGATGTCatttcatcctcctcctccatccatctAAACCAGGGATGAGCAACTTTGATGATAGAGAGGGCCACAAAAATGTTATCCTCACTACCTGAGGGCCGGAATGTAATCGCACACTTCCACCAGTAGGATACTATAACCCCATCATTTAATTAGCCAACGTAACACAGTCACGgagacaaaacattcacattcctGAGTGATATACAATTATTTTAGTGCAATGACGTCTCAAAAATCAGCATTGAATAAAAGTTACggtaacacagacacaaagtgcAACAACAATATCAAAGAACGATATTCATGTTTGTAGTGCATTTCTACTCTCCCTCTACTCTtacatgtttcatatttatgGCGTGGTATTTGTGCCACATTCGTGAAGGAGCAGCGGGAGTGGGATTTTGAGCACagcaaaatatattttgttaGGACATTATATTTTAGAGAGAAGTTTTCTCCGAGCAAAACATACAGTAATTTCATTTGCGGAAACAGAAAtattctgtgctcaataaatgtatttgcgcgtttgcttttatgcattttaacGTGCAATAATAAACTCTGCGCTCTCACAGACTCTTGCTGGCTGCGCTGAAGACCGCTCACGCTTGCTCTCAGTCGCTCCCTTCTGTGCGCTCAACTTCGCCTGCACACTCGCTCAAGTTGGCACAGCGTTAACAAACAGCCAATCTTAATTTAGCGTCTGATCTCCAAGTCTCCCACTGGCTTgactttgtggcacatttatatCGCTGTGCCAACTTGAGCGAGTATTCTCTATCACCGCTGCACTCTGTTCTTTGCTCCAGCGGCGCATTTACGCGCGTCTCCGAGTGACACCAACATCCCGGACGCGTTCAAGTCCAGCAGGCTCTGCAGGTGTTTGATAAAGTAAATAGCCGAGCGCAGTGTCTAAACCTTGCTGAGACGTTTGTCTTCCAGCTTCTGCGGCAAAGGCTCTCTTGGCCGCGCGTAGCCTTCATTTACGCAGCGCACTCGGTGTCGCTCCTTTTGTGGACGAACGCAGGCTCGAAGGAGTAATCACACGCAGAGGAGTCTGTGAAAGGGGAAATAGGAGAACTGTGTGTAAGGTTATCTGTGGCCGTGCAGGTATGCGGCGTCCAGGTGGAAGGGCAGTGCGAGTAGGAGCGCATCCCTGTAGTTTCCCCCCTAACCTCTTCTCTCGGCTCCATACATGTCTCCCCTACTGTCTCTCCCCCTCCGCcctgctcctctttctcctgcATCAATTCCTCttcatctccagctcctcctgcaaCACGCAGCTAAACTCTCTTCAGTCCAGCACGAGAGACTTCTTCTCCCTCAGCCTCTACTCATCATCTGACATCTCCTGACCCCAGTTCTCTTCCTCCGGCTGCTCCCGCTCCGTGTACTATCGTGCGTAGCCCCGTTTCCCGCATTGAACACATTTCAATCCATGACCAGGCGGAACGCGCAAGTGTCCAGATCCTCCCACTGTCTCAATGTTTGTTCAATATGAAGGCGATTTCACCGTGTCAGTAAACCTCACTTCTAAAATTCGCCTTCCATCAGCAATGTTCGTCCCGGGCCACATCCGTCTCCTGATTCGGGAAACATCTCTCATCGCCAGCTCGTAACTTTTCGGCGTCTTGAACGGACATCCAGTCACCTCCCCCACATTCTTCTTTTACCTTCCTCAGATGCTAAATCATCGTGCCTCTGTCGTCACCTCTAGGCTCCAAAATCACTGTGAATCTTTTTCAAAAGATTCTCTTTTTCTGGTTGCCATCCGCCGTGATCCGTCTCTCGTAGCGTTTCTCCAGTCCTTTATCCGTCGCTATGCTGTCGGCACGTACAATTATCGAAAAGTCCCCCAAACAATAAAAGCTCTTGGGGGGAATGACTTCCAAAATAAGGATGGACTCGTTCCATATcgaaacacaaaaatatagcGACGACCATGCAATGTAACTTTCAAGAAAGCCTGTTGCACCAGAGTGGGTGCGTTCAGGGCGGAGTGGCCGTAAGcttagagacacacacaagctaTTATAGAAGCTGAAACATCAACAATTACCAAAACTGCTGAATAACTAGCTGAATAAAGATCTGTATTCTTTCACAGTCGACATGCATGAGACGATCAAAACTTGATCCGTTAACCAAGTGTTTTGTAGTGACCTAATCGAGTATCATCGAGAGTGGCAGCAGACCTGCAGCTGAACTTCTTTATTTTCAGCCAATCCCACTGCAGCACACCTCCCCGCCGCCTGATTTGACCGCCAGGTGGAAACGCACCTGTGCAGCTCTGTGAGCTAATGAGGCAGCTTTAAAGGCGCGCGGCGTCCCAAGAGCCATCTTTGGTCTGGTCTGTCTGCAGAGTGCTACCATGGCGTCCGCACTGATGGCTTGGGTTTGGATCGGATTAATGCTAGCCCAGCTCAACAAGACAGGAAGCCATCGGTACGCACACGGCCATTTTCCCCAGGACGCTCAGGAGAAGCCTGATGACGGCGGCGTCACTGCTCCAGAAGACTGGGCCGACTCAAGTTTCCCTGCGCCGGTGTGGCATTTCCTCCAAGGTGAAGACTCACTGTCCAcacgtgttttttgtttcaagaAGCAAAGCgcgcacacatacgcacacgGTCAGAAAGCACGTTTACATAAATGTTTGCCTATTACTTTTACCTGACTGTATTTCCCATtttcagtaacttcagtgagtggGAAAAGTCCAGAGACATCAGACATCAACCAGCCACAGTATCGCTGCAGAAATGGAACACTTTCCCTGCGCTTTTCGCTCATCCGATACTCAAATCTGCATCTGGAAGGTGCGTTAGGTTCGACCACCtacattctgtttatttttttattttttatttttattttttgtctcttgCAAATGGAGTGACAGCTATTGATTTAATGTTTCTCCAAACCCAATTTCCAGATGGTGCCCAATTGTCACTGCCTGACGAGTGTCTCCAATCTGTTCATATTCCTTATACTGGCTGCTGCACAGCAATACAGGTAAAATAAAGCCTTTAAGAAGGATGCAGatattcagctgtttttttttttgtcaaaaaatatCATTAGACCAAAATCATGTCTTGATTGATGTATTGTCTAGTATCCAGAGCCTGATAGATTTCATTCCTCTGTGCCATGGGGCTCCACTGTTGTCCAATAGTGTTTCTTCCATGTTCATGAACAAACGCACTGTTCTATACTCAATCCTGTGCATACCATTTGGCTGTTGGAAATGTACACTAGAGCACTAATGGTGTATTTGCCACCTGCTGAAAATGGTCTTTCATGGAGTAagtgcccagctgtttttgcAAATCGTCATTCCTTTATAAAAAGGGAACTTTGGAATGTACAATGCTTTTCTAAAAATCTTAGTCCATGGGACCCAGTGGTCCACATGTGTGGTAGGGGATTTGAAAAGTACTGAGACTGCTAGCACATTATTGGTTTTGATCTTTTTTACAGGATTTACACCAGACTGA from Sparus aurata chromosome 9, fSpaAur1.1, whole genome shotgun sequence encodes:
- the dhrs12 gene encoding dehydrogenase/reductase SDR family member 12, with translation MSFYRNAVWFVKGLQEYTKSGYEAAAKHFAPADLDVNLSGRSFMITGANSGIGKATAQEIANRGGTIHMVCRNKGRAEAARDEIVEQSKNQNIHIHIVDMSSARQVWEFAQNFSQSDTVHVLINNAGCMVNQRELTQEGLEKNFATNTLGTYILTTALIPALTNVEDPRVVTVSSGGMLTQKLNVDDLQFEKGTFDGTMAYAQNKRQQVILTERWANQHKEVHFSSMHPGWADTPAVQTSMPSFHAKMQAKLRTEAMGADTAVWLAVSAAARTQPSGLFFQDRKAVATHLPLASSRSTPQEEEKLMAALEEFSLKFKP